The following coding sequences are from one Rathayibacter sp. VKM Ac-2760 window:
- a CDS encoding ABC transporter permease: protein MILYIAKRLGAGVVLALLVTFITFLLLSTSFRDVASTILGSSATPENVAGLMASKGWDRPVLVQYVDWLLHLLRGDLGISVYTSLPVGPSVLQRLAVTLSIIVPALILTAVIATALGVWAASRGGIVDKIAQGISLVGYLVPGLLLAIGLVVVFAVQLKWLPATGFTPFAESPAGWARSIVIPVIVLMIGGIAGLAAQVRGRMIDELRRDYVRTLRTRGVPTRAIVLKHALRNAGSPALTVLSLEFIQMFGAALIIENVFALPGYGSYAFNASLQGDIPVVLGIAAFGVALVIVVNLVTDLANGWLNPKARVR from the coding sequence ATGATCCTCTACATCGCGAAGCGCCTCGGGGCGGGCGTCGTCCTCGCCCTCCTGGTCACCTTCATCACCTTCCTCCTGCTCAGCACGTCCTTCCGCGACGTGGCGAGCACGATCCTCGGCTCGTCCGCGACGCCCGAGAACGTCGCAGGCCTGATGGCCTCGAAGGGCTGGGACCGGCCGGTCCTCGTCCAGTACGTCGACTGGCTGCTGCACCTGCTGCGCGGCGACCTCGGCATCTCCGTCTACACCTCGCTGCCGGTCGGCCCGTCCGTTCTGCAGCGGCTGGCCGTGACGCTGTCGATCATCGTCCCGGCGCTGATCCTCACCGCGGTCATCGCCACCGCGCTCGGCGTGTGGGCCGCCTCCCGCGGCGGCATCGTCGACAAGATCGCCCAGGGCATCTCGCTCGTCGGCTACCTCGTTCCCGGCCTCCTGCTCGCGATCGGCCTGGTCGTGGTCTTCGCCGTCCAGCTGAAGTGGCTGCCCGCCACCGGCTTCACCCCGTTCGCGGAGAGCCCGGCCGGCTGGGCCCGCAGCATCGTCATCCCCGTCATCGTGCTGATGATCGGCGGCATCGCCGGTCTCGCCGCCCAGGTCCGCGGCCGGATGATCGACGAGCTCCGCCGCGACTACGTCCGCACCCTGCGCACCCGCGGCGTGCCGACCCGCGCGATCGTCCTCAAGCACGCCTTGCGCAACGCCGGCAGCCCGGCCCTGACCGTGCTGTCCCTCGAGTTCATCCAGATGTTCGGCGCCGCCCTGATCATCGAGAACGTCTTCGCCCTCCCCGGCTACGGCAGCTACGCGTTCAACGCCTCCCTGCAGGGGGACATCCCGGTCGTCCTGGGCATCGCGGCGTTCGGCGTCGCCCTGGTCATCGTGGTCAACCTCGTCACCGACCTGGCCAACGGCTGGCTCAACCCGAAAGCGAGAGTCCGATGA
- a CDS encoding Gfo/Idh/MocA family oxidoreductase, translating to MSSEGGADAPPLRWGILGTGRISESFVPDIRAAGGVVGAVWGRRTETVEAFAAAHGVARSTTELDALLGDPEIDIVYVATPPATHLELATRALEAGKHVLVEKPMTTSAADSARLFEVAAENDRFVMEAMWMKFNPLHLEIARQMRDGVLGTPGYVRGAFGMPFPAGGSRWQADLGGSTVLDQGIYPVTLAEWLLGPVVSITATGAVRDGVDVAAQIALGHLDGGSSQLACSVLEFLDPSASISGTAGWIEIPAMFWAGDVARVHAGSQGALFGEPIPLRRPREGNGYLPMIRSVAATVSAGLLEHPEHDAAATLSVARVLDEIRGQVFGEAVR from the coding sequence ATGAGTAGCGAGGGCGGCGCCGACGCACCGCCGCTGCGCTGGGGGATCCTCGGCACCGGCCGCATCTCGGAGTCCTTCGTCCCCGACATCCGCGCGGCCGGCGGCGTCGTCGGCGCGGTGTGGGGGAGGCGCACCGAGACGGTCGAGGCCTTCGCCGCCGCGCACGGCGTCGCGCGCTCCACGACGGAACTGGACGCCCTGCTCGGCGATCCCGAGATCGACATCGTCTATGTCGCCACGCCGCCGGCCACCCACCTCGAGCTCGCCACCCGCGCGCTCGAGGCGGGCAAGCACGTCCTCGTCGAGAAGCCGATGACGACCAGCGCCGCCGACTCCGCGCGGCTCTTCGAGGTCGCCGCGGAGAACGACCGCTTCGTCATGGAGGCGATGTGGATGAAGTTCAATCCCCTCCACCTCGAGATCGCGCGCCAGATGCGCGACGGCGTCCTCGGAACGCCCGGCTACGTGCGCGGTGCCTTCGGGATGCCGTTCCCCGCCGGCGGCAGCCGCTGGCAGGCCGATCTCGGCGGCAGCACGGTGCTCGACCAGGGCATCTACCCGGTGACCCTCGCCGAGTGGCTGCTCGGCCCCGTGGTCTCGATCACGGCGACCGGAGCCGTGCGGGACGGCGTCGACGTGGCGGCGCAGATCGCGTTGGGACACCTCGACGGGGGGTCGTCCCAGCTGGCCTGCTCGGTCCTGGAGTTCCTCGACCCGTCCGCCTCGATCAGCGGTACCGCCGGCTGGATCGAGATCCCGGCGATGTTCTGGGCGGGCGACGTCGCCCGCGTGCACGCGGGCTCGCAGGGAGCGCTGTTCGGCGAGCCGATCCCGCTCCGGCGACCCCGAGAGGGCAACGGCTACTTGCCGATGATCCGATCGGTGGCGGCGACGGTCTCGGCGGGTCTCCTCGAGCATCCCGAGCACGATGCCGCGGCGACCCTCTCCGTGGCGCGGGTGCTCGACGAGATCCGCGGACAGGTCTTCGGGGAGGCTGTCCGATGA
- a CDS encoding dipeptide/oligopeptide/nickel ABC transporter permease/ATP-binding protein produces the protein MTPSDDSARAAGQAEGQAAPPAQSTPTSQAAGAGHADAAPLTRGIAIPSTEGLQTIAAEVRAARTPLWRRLLRDPQALITSVLLLLVLLVGVLAPLLAPMGANDSSLSAINAPAGTPGYPFGADESGRDILSRMILSTQTAVVAGLIGAGVALVIGVVAGLIGGYFGRVTQATTEWVFSLIMTFPGLLLLIILMPVTGGDYRATMLIFGVLLSPGIYRIVRNLVLGVKNELYVDAARVSGLGNLRILGRHVLSVVRGPIIIAAAFLFGSAIAVQSGLAFLGVGSLEVPSYGAMIASGFRNLYIAPTQFLWPSIGLGVITASLVLLGNSLRDALEGSKPTPAKIGGGQRVVADEAVDRERAARSLLDIRDLVIAYPSPDGTLNEVVHGVSLTVARGEVMGLVGESGSGKSQTAFATLGVLPNEAVVVRGSILFDGTELIGLSDAQMRPLRGKAISYIPQEPMSNLDPSFTVGAQLVEGARAALGISKKEARSRVLALLARVGIADPESTFRSYPHQISGGMAQRVLIAGAVVSRPKLLIADEPTTALDVTVQAEILDLLRDLQDELDMAVLLVTHNFGVVADVCNRIAVMRRGEIVEQGEVEAVFDAPEHPYTAMLLDSILDEETVRTDPPVTATTTGGAA, from the coding sequence ATGACCCCGTCCGACGACAGCGCCCGCGCGGCCGGCCAGGCCGAGGGGCAGGCCGCCCCTCCGGCGCAGTCCACTCCCACCTCGCAGGCCGCGGGTGCCGGCCACGCCGACGCCGCTCCGCTCACCCGCGGGATCGCGATCCCGAGCACCGAGGGGCTGCAGACCATCGCGGCCGAGGTCCGCGCCGCGCGGACGCCGCTCTGGCGGCGGCTCCTGCGGGACCCGCAGGCGCTGATCACCTCCGTGCTCCTGCTCCTCGTCCTCCTCGTCGGCGTCCTCGCCCCGCTGCTCGCACCGATGGGAGCGAACGACTCGAGCCTCTCCGCGATCAACGCACCCGCCGGGACCCCGGGCTACCCGTTCGGAGCCGACGAATCCGGCCGCGACATCCTGAGCCGCATGATCCTCTCGACGCAGACCGCGGTCGTCGCCGGCCTGATCGGCGCCGGGGTGGCCCTCGTGATCGGAGTCGTGGCCGGCCTGATCGGCGGCTACTTCGGCCGCGTCACGCAGGCGACCACCGAGTGGGTCTTCAGCCTGATCATGACCTTCCCCGGGCTGCTCCTGCTGATCATCCTGATGCCGGTGACCGGCGGCGACTACCGCGCCACCATGCTGATCTTCGGCGTCCTGCTCTCGCCGGGCATCTACCGGATCGTGCGCAACCTCGTCCTCGGGGTGAAGAACGAGCTCTACGTCGACGCCGCCCGCGTCTCGGGGCTCGGCAACCTCCGCATCCTCGGCCGGCACGTGCTCTCCGTCGTCCGCGGACCGATCATCATCGCCGCCGCCTTCCTCTTCGGCTCGGCGATCGCCGTGCAGTCCGGCCTGGCGTTCCTCGGCGTCGGCTCCCTCGAGGTGCCCAGCTACGGTGCGATGATCGCGTCGGGCTTCCGCAACCTCTACATCGCGCCGACCCAGTTCCTCTGGCCCAGCATCGGCCTCGGCGTGATCACCGCGTCCCTCGTCCTGCTCGGCAACTCGCTCCGCGACGCGCTCGAGGGCTCGAAGCCCACGCCCGCGAAGATCGGCGGAGGGCAGCGGGTCGTCGCCGACGAGGCCGTCGACCGCGAGCGGGCCGCCCGCTCCCTGCTCGACATCCGCGACCTGGTCATCGCTTACCCGAGCCCCGACGGCACCCTCAACGAGGTCGTCCACGGCGTCTCCCTCACCGTCGCCCGCGGCGAGGTGATGGGACTGGTCGGCGAGTCCGGCTCCGGGAAGTCGCAGACCGCGTTCGCGACGCTCGGCGTCCTACCGAACGAGGCGGTGGTCGTCCGCGGCTCCATCCTCTTCGACGGCACCGAGCTGATCGGGCTCTCCGACGCCCAGATGCGCCCCCTCCGCGGCAAGGCGATCTCCTACATCCCGCAGGAGCCGATGTCCAACCTCGACCCCTCCTTCACCGTCGGCGCGCAGCTCGTCGAGGGCGCCCGCGCCGCGCTGGGCATCTCGAAGAAGGAGGCCCGATCGCGCGTCCTCGCGCTGCTCGCCCGGGTGGGCATCGCCGACCCCGAGAGCACCTTCCGCTCCTACCCGCACCAGATCTCCGGCGGAATGGCGCAGCGCGTCCTCATCGCCGGCGCCGTGGTCAGCCGCCCGAAGCTGCTGATCGCCGACGAGCCCACGACGGCCCTCGACGTGACTGTGCAGGCCGAGATCCTCGACCTGCTGCGCGACCTGCAGGACGAGCTCGACATGGCCGTGCTGCTGGTGACCCACAACTTCGGCGTCGTCGCCGACGTCTGCAACCGCATCGCCGTGATGCGCCGAGGCGAGATCGTCGAGCAGGGCGAGGTCGAGGCCGTCTTCGACGCCCCCGAGCACCCGTACACCGCGATGCTGCTCGACTCGATCCTCGACGAGGAGACGGTCAGAACCGACCCGCCGGTGACGGCGACGACCACCGGAGGTGCGGCGTGA
- a CDS encoding ATP-binding cassette domain-containing protein: MSLLEIRDLRVAFPGRGFRAKPVEVLHGIDLDVAAGETVGLVGESGSGKTTIGRAVLGLVRPSAGTIRFDGKEIGGLRGAARRAIADQIQVVFQDPYTSLNPSMTIGEILAEPLVVQGATAKDARARVRTLLDQVQLPSDALERLPREFSGGQRQRVAIARALAPGPRLIVCDEPVSALDLSTQARVMELFVEIQRATGVAYLFVSHDLSVIRHISHRVAVLYRGDLVETGDAPTVTLTPSHPYTQRLLLAAPVADPRRQNARREQRRITLKEAS, translated from the coding sequence GTGAGCCTGCTCGAGATCCGCGACCTGCGCGTCGCCTTCCCCGGCCGCGGCTTTCGCGCCAAGCCCGTCGAGGTGCTGCACGGCATCGACCTCGACGTCGCAGCGGGCGAGACCGTCGGCCTCGTCGGCGAGTCCGGCTCGGGCAAGACCACGATCGGCCGCGCCGTCCTCGGTCTCGTCCGGCCCTCCGCCGGAACCATCCGCTTCGACGGCAAGGAGATCGGCGGTCTGCGCGGCGCCGCGCGCCGCGCGATCGCGGACCAGATCCAGGTCGTCTTCCAGGACCCGTACACCTCGCTGAACCCGTCGATGACGATCGGCGAGATCCTCGCCGAGCCGCTCGTGGTCCAGGGCGCGACCGCCAAGGACGCCCGAGCCCGGGTGCGCACGCTGCTCGATCAGGTCCAGCTGCCGTCCGACGCTCTCGAGCGGCTGCCGCGCGAGTTCTCCGGCGGGCAGCGCCAGCGCGTCGCCATCGCCCGCGCGCTGGCCCCCGGCCCCCGCCTGATCGTCTGCGACGAGCCCGTCTCGGCGCTCGACCTCTCCACCCAGGCACGGGTGATGGAGCTCTTCGTCGAGATCCAGCGCGCCACCGGCGTCGCCTACCTCTTCGTCTCGCACGACCTCTCCGTCATCCGGCACATCAGCCACCGCGTCGCGGTGCTCTACCGCGGCGACCTGGTCGAGACGGGAGACGCACCCACGGTCACACTGACCCCCTCGCACCCGTACACCCAGCGGCTCTTGCTGGCGGCCCCGGTCGCCGACCCGCGCCGCCAGAACGCGCGCCGCGAGCAGCGCCGCATCACGCTCAAGGAGGCCTCATGA
- a CDS encoding MFS transporter, protein MRGSTATPTSQSGVGAVQKPLGRLAIALLVAATFGSGMAMIVPMAYSLAVRLEELAPGRPDLLGVLLGVGSAATLVVAPLTGVLSDRTRSRWGRRRPFTVAGIALGVSAVPVLVTAPTVPVLALGWVLSTVGWNTAGASIGNWQADRLPPQQRGTVSGLTGLTMQISPVLGILLVGTVRSETLLVFALPAAVGLLLAGAFACLAADPDSRGPAPVDRMTFRRILGSYTFDPRAFPDFTWNWIGRFVFFLGLSLTTSFTVFFFAQRLDLAVPDVAGVLALTSALSIGTALAGSLGGGWLSDRTGVRRPFVVAGAALFAAGSIVSATAGALPALLIGSLLSSLGIALFSAVGQALSLDVLPHRETQAGRYTAITLFAQKIPGVISPLAAPLVLALGGGENFTALYLTAAALALLGGALIGVTVRRPTP, encoded by the coding sequence ATGAGGGGGAGCACCGCGACGCCGACGTCGCAGTCCGGCGTCGGCGCCGTGCAGAAGCCCCTCGGGCGGCTCGCGATCGCGCTGCTGGTCGCGGCGACGTTCGGCTCCGGCATGGCGATGATCGTGCCGATGGCCTACTCGCTCGCGGTGCGGCTCGAGGAGCTCGCCCCGGGCCGCCCGGACCTGCTCGGGGTGCTCCTCGGGGTCGGATCCGCGGCGACGCTGGTCGTCGCGCCGCTCACGGGCGTGCTCAGCGATCGCACCCGGTCGCGCTGGGGTCGCCGACGGCCGTTCACAGTCGCCGGCATCGCCCTCGGCGTCTCAGCGGTCCCGGTGCTCGTGACCGCGCCGACCGTCCCGGTCCTCGCGCTGGGCTGGGTACTGTCGACGGTCGGCTGGAACACGGCGGGCGCCTCGATCGGCAACTGGCAGGCCGACCGGCTGCCGCCTCAGCAGCGCGGCACCGTCTCCGGGCTCACCGGCCTCACGATGCAGATCTCACCGGTCCTCGGCATCCTGCTCGTCGGGACCGTTCGCTCGGAGACGCTCCTGGTCTTCGCTCTCCCGGCCGCCGTCGGCCTGCTGCTCGCCGGCGCGTTCGCGTGCTTGGCCGCTGACCCCGACAGCCGCGGCCCGGCGCCGGTCGACCGGATGACATTCCGCCGGATCCTCGGCAGCTACACCTTCGACCCGCGGGCGTTCCCCGACTTCACCTGGAACTGGATCGGCCGCTTCGTCTTCTTCCTCGGGCTGAGCCTCACCACCAGCTTCACCGTGTTCTTCTTCGCGCAGCGCCTCGACCTCGCGGTGCCGGACGTCGCGGGGGTGCTCGCGCTGACCTCGGCGCTGAGCATCGGCACGGCCCTCGCCGGCTCCCTCGGCGGCGGCTGGCTCAGCGATCGCACCGGAGTCCGGCGGCCGTTCGTCGTCGCGGGCGCCGCGCTGTTCGCCGCCGGCTCGATCGTCTCCGCCACGGCCGGCGCCCTCCCGGCGCTCCTGATCGGCTCGCTGCTCTCCTCCCTCGGCATCGCGCTGTTCTCCGCAGTCGGGCAGGCGCTCTCGCTCGATGTCCTCCCGCACCGGGAGACGCAGGCGGGTCGCTACACCGCGATCACGCTCTTCGCGCAGAAGATCCCGGGAGTGATCTCCCCGCTGGCCGCGCCGCTGGTGCTCGCACTCGGCGGCGGCGAGAACTTCACCGCCCTCTACCTCACGGCGGCAGCGCTCGCTCTGCTCGGCGGTGCGCTCATCGGAGTGACCGTCCGCCGTCCGACCCCCTGA
- the uidA gene encoding beta-glucuronidase, which produces MLKPRPTPTRELVNLDGVWRFALDSRVDESPWSATLRTPLEAAVPASYNDLFTDPEIRKHVGWVYYQRTVRVPRGWGEDDILLRFDAATHAAKVYVDDELVGEHVGGYTPFDVDITDRVAAGGEFRLTVAVSGDLTNETIPPGRIDVTATGKRKQTYFHDFFNYAGLARSVWLHSRPKRRIDDVVVVTGFEGTTGSVDYRVESTGGAGVRVRLEDANGTVVAKGEGAQGVLEIADVVLWKPGAAYLYQLTVELLDGDDVVDSYPLAVGVRTVEVRGHEFLINGEPFYFTGFGKHEDTPIRGKGHDDAYLVHDFQLLEWIGANSFRTSHYPYAEEVLEFADRHGIVVIDETAAVGLNMGVVGGMSGTPPFPTFSDQFANDNTQAAHAQHLRELLVRDRNHPSVVMWSIANEPASNEEGAREYFEPLVKLARELDPTRPLTYSLVMFATFQNDRIIDLFDVISLNRYYGWYIAGGELDVAQAYLQGDIQGWIDRIDKPIMMSEYGADTEPGLHSVWEDRVWTEEYQIAYLEANHRVFDRFPQFVGEQVWNFADFATDNGLHRVDGNKKGVFSRDRKPKAAAWALRKRWRGLDGAKPSSDE; this is translated from the coding sequence ATGCTGAAGCCCCGTCCCACTCCCACCCGAGAGCTCGTCAACCTCGACGGCGTCTGGCGCTTCGCGCTCGACTCCCGCGTCGACGAGTCGCCCTGGTCCGCGACGCTGCGCACCCCGCTCGAGGCGGCCGTCCCCGCCTCCTACAACGACCTCTTCACCGACCCGGAGATCCGCAAGCACGTCGGCTGGGTCTACTACCAGCGCACCGTGCGCGTGCCGCGCGGCTGGGGCGAGGACGACATCCTGCTCCGCTTCGACGCGGCGACCCACGCCGCGAAGGTCTACGTCGACGACGAGCTCGTCGGCGAGCACGTCGGCGGGTACACGCCCTTCGACGTCGACATCACCGACCGCGTCGCCGCCGGCGGGGAGTTCCGCCTCACCGTCGCGGTGAGCGGCGACCTCACCAACGAGACCATCCCGCCCGGCCGGATCGACGTGACCGCGACCGGCAAGCGCAAGCAGACCTACTTCCACGACTTCTTCAACTACGCCGGACTCGCCCGCTCGGTCTGGCTGCACAGCCGGCCGAAGCGCCGCATCGACGACGTCGTCGTGGTGACCGGATTCGAGGGTACGACCGGCTCCGTCGACTACCGCGTCGAGTCGACCGGCGGAGCCGGCGTCCGGGTGCGCCTCGAGGACGCTAACGGCACCGTCGTCGCCAAGGGGGAGGGCGCGCAGGGGGTCCTCGAGATCGCCGATGTCGTGCTCTGGAAGCCCGGCGCCGCGTACCTCTACCAGCTGACCGTCGAGCTGCTCGACGGCGACGACGTCGTCGACAGCTACCCGCTCGCCGTCGGCGTCCGTACCGTCGAGGTGCGCGGGCACGAGTTCCTCATCAACGGCGAGCCCTTCTACTTCACCGGCTTCGGCAAGCACGAGGACACCCCGATCCGCGGCAAGGGCCACGACGACGCCTACCTCGTCCACGACTTCCAGCTGCTCGAGTGGATCGGCGCCAACTCGTTCCGCACGTCGCACTACCCCTACGCCGAGGAGGTCCTCGAGTTCGCCGACCGCCACGGCATCGTCGTGATCGACGAGACCGCCGCCGTCGGCCTGAACATGGGCGTCGTCGGCGGGATGAGCGGCACACCGCCCTTCCCGACCTTCTCCGACCAGTTCGCCAACGACAACACCCAGGCCGCGCACGCGCAGCACCTCCGCGAGCTGCTCGTCCGCGACCGCAACCACCCCTCCGTCGTGATGTGGAGCATCGCCAACGAGCCGGCCTCGAACGAGGAGGGCGCCCGCGAGTACTTCGAGCCGCTCGTGAAGCTCGCCCGCGAGCTCGACCCGACCCGCCCGCTCACCTACTCCCTGGTGATGTTCGCGACCTTCCAGAACGACAGGATCATCGACCTCTTCGACGTGATCAGCCTCAACCGCTACTACGGCTGGTACATCGCCGGCGGCGAGCTCGACGTGGCGCAGGCCTACCTGCAGGGCGACATCCAGGGCTGGATCGATCGCATCGACAAGCCGATCATGATGAGCGAGTACGGCGCCGACACCGAGCCCGGCCTGCACTCCGTCTGGGAGGACCGCGTCTGGACCGAGGAGTACCAGATCGCCTACCTCGAGGCCAACCACCGCGTCTTCGACCGCTTCCCCCAGTTCGTCGGTGAGCAGGTCTGGAACTTCGCCGACTTCGCCACCGACAACGGTCTGCACCGGGTCGACGGCAACAAGAAGGGCGTCTTCTCCCGCGACCGCAAGCCCAAGGCCGCCGCCTGGGCGCTGCGCAAGCGCTGGCGTGGGCTCGACGGTGCGAAGCCGTCCAGCGATGAGTAG
- a CDS encoding glycoside hydrolase family 43 protein yields MTALALPGFHPDPSICRVGEQYFLITSSFEYFPGVPIFTSTDLATWTQLGSVLDRPSQLDVRTGIENASGGIYAPALRHHDGRFWMVTTNLHEIRDGHLIVHAEDPAGPWSEPVRTTGLLGIDPDLSWDEDGVCRLTWSDVVNGGISQAVVDPFTGEVLSEPTEIWRGTGGAHAEGPHVFSRGGRWYLVVAEGGTAHGHMVTIARADAPDGPYESNPANPILSHRSTTDPVQSTGHADLVELADGGWAIVHLGTRPRGSFPKWHTNGRETFLSGIDWVDDWPVVVEDRFVPAATAADLDERFSGPSLDPRWIAPGAVPASFASPSAEGLRLLAGRAPQSPAAERLLAVRATEQTWTASVEGEGDLSLTVRIDDEHQAMVERVGGVVRARLVVGPLDQVLEEREDLGALAHLVARADPFGGQPGQRQGPDRIVLGAEGPEGFVELASFDGRYLSTEVAGGFTGRVIGVEALGADALVTRFTLSAA; encoded by the coding sequence ATGACCGCGCTCGCCCTGCCCGGATTCCACCCTGACCCATCGATCTGCCGGGTGGGGGAGCAGTACTTCCTCATCACCTCCAGCTTCGAGTACTTCCCCGGCGTCCCGATCTTCACGAGCACCGACCTCGCGACCTGGACGCAGCTCGGCAGCGTCCTGGACCGGCCCTCGCAGCTCGACGTGCGCACCGGCATCGAGAACGCGAGCGGCGGAATCTACGCCCCCGCCCTGCGCCACCACGACGGCCGCTTCTGGATGGTCACCACGAACCTGCACGAGATCCGCGACGGACACCTGATCGTGCACGCCGAGGACCCGGCCGGCCCGTGGAGCGAGCCCGTCCGCACGACCGGGCTGCTCGGCATCGACCCCGATCTCTCCTGGGACGAGGACGGCGTCTGCCGGTTGACCTGGTCCGACGTCGTGAACGGCGGCATCTCCCAGGCAGTCGTCGATCCCTTCACCGGGGAGGTGCTCTCCGAGCCGACGGAGATCTGGCGCGGCACCGGCGGCGCACACGCCGAGGGGCCGCACGTCTTCTCCCGCGGCGGCCGGTGGTACCTGGTGGTCGCCGAGGGCGGGACGGCGCACGGCCACATGGTGACGATCGCGCGGGCGGACGCTCCCGACGGCCCGTACGAGTCGAACCCGGCGAACCCGATCCTCAGCCACCGCAGCACGACCGATCCCGTGCAGTCGACCGGTCACGCCGACCTCGTCGAGCTCGCCGACGGCGGCTGGGCGATCGTGCACCTCGGCACCCGCCCGCGCGGCTCCTTCCCGAAGTGGCACACCAACGGCCGCGAGACCTTCCTCTCCGGCATCGACTGGGTCGACGACTGGCCCGTCGTCGTCGAGGACCGGTTCGTACCGGCCGCCACCGCGGCCGACCTCGACGAGCGCTTCAGCGGTCCTTCGCTGGATCCGCGCTGGATCGCGCCGGGCGCGGTGCCCGCGTCGTTCGCGTCGCCGTCGGCCGAGGGCCTCCGGCTCCTGGCCGGCCGCGCACCGCAGTCCCCGGCCGCCGAGCGGCTGCTCGCGGTGCGCGCGACCGAGCAGACCTGGACCGCCTCCGTCGAGGGCGAGGGCGACCTCTCCCTGACGGTCCGGATCGACGACGAGCACCAGGCGATGGTGGAGCGCGTCGGCGGCGTCGTCCGCGCGCGCCTCGTCGTCGGGCCGCTCGACCAGGTCCTGGAGGAGCGCGAGGACCTGGGTGCGCTGGCGCACCTGGTCGCCCGCGCGGATCCCTTCGGCGGGCAGCCCGGCCAGCGGCAGGGTCCGGATCGGATCGTCCTCGGCGCCGAGGGCCCGGAGGGGTTCGTCGAGCTCGCGTCCTTCGACGGCCGGTACCTCTCGACCGAGGTCGCCGGCGGCTTCACCGGTCGGGTGATCGGCGTCGAGGCGCTGGGCGCCGACGCGCTGGTGACCCGGTTCACGCTCTCGGCCGCGTGA
- a CDS encoding LacI family DNA-binding transcriptional regulator — MPDGIAAEIPAELAARLHRRGGAATIYDIAELAGVAPSTVSRALSKPGRISAKTEARVRAAADQLNFRFNPMARALLSGRSHTLALVVADITNPVVFGIVRGAEHAASAAGYTLVIAESQESGEAEAEAIERLIPTVDGIVLATTRLSDERIVSIAERKPVILINRAVPGVPSILPDVESGVGELLEHLAALEHRSIVYLSGPDTSWISDRRFERMLEDADRLGFALVEIGPNAPTIDGGKDALRRVLAARPTAVIAFNDLLALGLMQAAAGQGIRVPEELSVAGFDDIFGSELISPPLTTVRAQLVEAGRRAVADLLAGLAGEAMSDARPTLTTTLVVRGSTAIAAPERP, encoded by the coding sequence ATGCCTGACGGGATCGCGGCCGAGATCCCCGCCGAGCTGGCGGCCCGCCTGCACCGGCGCGGGGGCGCGGCGACGATCTACGACATCGCGGAGCTGGCCGGCGTCGCCCCCTCCACCGTCTCGCGCGCTCTGTCGAAGCCGGGGCGGATCAGCGCGAAGACCGAGGCGCGCGTCCGCGCGGCGGCGGATCAGCTGAACTTCCGCTTCAACCCTATGGCTCGCGCCCTGCTATCCGGGCGGAGCCACACGCTCGCCCTCGTCGTCGCCGACATCACCAACCCCGTCGTCTTCGGCATCGTCCGCGGCGCCGAGCACGCCGCCAGTGCGGCGGGCTACACGCTCGTCATCGCCGAATCGCAGGAGTCCGGCGAGGCGGAGGCCGAGGCCATCGAACGGCTGATCCCGACCGTGGACGGCATCGTGCTGGCCACGACCCGCCTCTCCGACGAGCGGATCGTCAGCATCGCCGAGCGCAAGCCGGTCATCCTGATCAACCGCGCCGTCCCGGGGGTGCCGAGCATCCTTCCCGACGTGGAGAGCGGAGTCGGGGAGCTCCTCGAGCACCTGGCCGCGCTCGAGCACCGATCGATCGTCTACCTCTCGGGCCCGGACACCTCGTGGATCAGCGACCGGCGGTTCGAGCGCATGCTCGAGGACGCGGACCGACTCGGCTTCGCCCTGGTCGAGATCGGGCCGAACGCGCCGACGATCGACGGCGGGAAGGACGCCTTGAGGCGGGTCCTCGCCGCTCGGCCGACGGCGGTCATCGCCTTCAACGACCTCCTCGCCCTCGGACTGATGCAGGCGGCGGCGGGACAGGGGATCCGCGTGCCTGAGGAGCTCAGCGTCGCCGGTTTCGATGACATCTTCGGCAGCGAGCTGATCTCGCCGCCGCTGACGACCGTGCGCGCGCAGCTGGTCGAAGCGGGTCGGCGCGCCGTGGCCGACCTGCTCGCGGGCCTCGCGGGCGAGGCCATGAGCGACGCCCGGCCGACCCTCACCACCACTCTCGTCGTCCGGGGCTCGACGGCCATCGCTGCGCCGGAGAGGCCATAG